Proteins from one Blattabacterium sp. (Blattella germanica) str. Bge genomic window:
- the ricT gene encoding regulatory iron-sulfur-containing complex subunit RicT, with amino-acid sequence MNKSCSDCLKNKCDKKKNSFVKCYNLNGLDWLSNIQSPFEYHKHDIVEVRFKNDRKEFFLNQEKISLCKGDIVTVESKSGMGYDVGTVILTGELVKLQLRNKNIEILKKIYRKSTYKEINIWKSFRKKEFKILSKAKKIAKNLNISMKICDVEYQGDGEKAIFYYTAENRVDFRKLIKELALHFHTRIEMRQIGYRQEAAKIGGIGSCGRELCCSTWLKNFKSVTTNSAKYQQLSINIQKLTGQCSKLKCCLNYELDAYLTSLKDFPDFNSKIYTEKGIAQCMKIDVFKKKMWFSYVKNPNTWFRIEVKKIKEILEKNKKNQIAPPLEELSTINVIHKTELTFKDLSI; translated from the coding sequence ATGAACAAATCATGTTCTGATTGTTTAAAAAATAAATGTGATAAAAAGAAAAATTCTTTTGTTAAATGCTACAATCTAAATGGATTAGACTGGTTGTCTAATATTCAATCTCCTTTTGAATATCATAAACATGATATTGTGGAAGTACGATTTAAAAATGATAGAAAAGAATTCTTTTTGAATCAAGAAAAAATATCTCTTTGTAAAGGAGACATTGTGACTGTAGAATCAAAATCCGGAATGGGGTATGATGTAGGTACAGTCATTTTAACTGGCGAATTAGTCAAATTACAACTCAGAAATAAGAATATAGAGATTCTAAAAAAAATATATAGAAAGTCAACATATAAAGAAATAAATATTTGGAAATCTTTCAGAAAAAAAGAATTTAAAATTCTTTCAAAGGCTAAAAAAATTGCAAAAAATTTAAATATTTCTATGAAAATTTGTGATGTAGAGTATCAAGGAGATGGAGAAAAAGCTATTTTCTATTATACAGCTGAAAATAGAGTTGATTTTAGAAAATTAATTAAAGAATTAGCTTTACATTTTCACACACGTATAGAAATGCGTCAAATAGGATATAGACAGGAAGCTGCAAAAATCGGAGGAATCGGTTCTTGTGGCCGCGAACTTTGTTGTTCTACTTGGTTAAAAAATTTTAAAAGTGTAACGACTAATTCTGCAAAATATCAACAACTTTCCATAAACATTCAAAAATTAACTGGACAATGTAGTAAATTGAAGTGTTGTCTGAATTATGAATTAGATGCCTATTTAACTTCTCTAAAAGATTTTCCGGATTTTAACAGCAAAATATACACAGAAAAAGGAATTGCTCAATGTATGAAAATTGATGTTTTCAAAAAAAAAATGTGGTTTTCTTATGTTAAAAATCCAAATACTTGGTTTAGAATAGAAGTAAAAAAAATTAAAGAAATCTTAGAAAAA